One Saccharopolyspora erythraea NRRL 2338 genomic region harbors:
- a CDS encoding TetR/AcrR family transcriptional regulator has translation MRSDSGSVGQEGLSFIAEARREQIKKAAIDTIVELGYAKASLAQIAKRAGISKGVISYHFAGKDELMEKLVVEFYVAGAHFMLPHLEAETTARGVLLRYIEKNISYIGENRHAIVAISDILLNFRDADGSLHFGHDGRNELVEAVAQILREGQEKGEFGDFDPVVMGSSIRASIDMVSAALHADPDADTAHYARELTALFDRATRKDPS, from the coding sequence ATGCGGTCAGATTCTGGGTCAGTCGGACAAGAAGGGCTCTCGTTCATCGCCGAGGCCAGGCGCGAGCAGATCAAGAAGGCGGCGATCGACACGATCGTCGAGCTCGGCTACGCCAAGGCCTCGCTGGCCCAGATCGCCAAGCGCGCCGGGATCAGCAAGGGGGTGATCTCCTACCACTTCGCCGGCAAGGACGAGCTGATGGAGAAGCTGGTCGTCGAGTTCTACGTCGCGGGCGCCCACTTCATGCTGCCGCACCTGGAGGCGGAGACCACGGCGCGCGGCGTGCTGCTGCGCTACATCGAGAAGAACATCTCCTACATCGGCGAAAACCGGCACGCGATCGTCGCCATCAGCGACATCCTCCTCAACTTCCGCGATGCCGACGGCAGTCTGCACTTCGGCCACGACGGCCGGAACGAGCTCGTCGAGGCGGTCGCCCAGATCCTGCGGGAGGGCCAGGAGAAAGGCGAGTTCGGCGACTTCGACCCGGTCGTGATGGGCAGCTCGATACGCGCCTCCATCGACATGGTCTCGGCCGCGCTGCACGCCGACCCCGACGCCGACACCGCGCATTACGCGCGCGAACTCACAGCTCTCTTCGACCGGGCCACCAGGAAGGACCCGTCATGA